From Flavobacterium alkalisoli, the proteins below share one genomic window:
- a CDS encoding choice-of-anchor L domain-containing protein: protein MRKITLIIFMVLYSFLGYSQLTEEGFEGAWPPTGWTIEDNGNGLLKTWQQSVPGSFFDFPYEGSYAAFMDREDAPAGVTPQDWLITPQFNVPGNPLLKFYSRLTIGGDQGGVYRIMVSSDPDPSNLAAYEEVMLWTEEEINPDQTEYTLINVNLPAALTGTNIYLAFVMEADNADRWLIDKVSVFEECIIPQNLNALNISLDSADLTWDDFNTNAEWDIELLEGAGTTIGSGEVYNGSLPYSVSDLDPGTEYKFYVRALCDTGEESAWAGPFYFNTIAQGDSCDAPIIAVSLPYSDSGNTANHANIYSGAPGTGCGTLFWEEYLMGNDVVYQYTANFTGEITVNLTEASNFSGVFVYQDCASIGAECLAGATTGFESISASIPSIAVTDGEDYYIVISSSSSFVTPYTIAIQQVNCDPPVGLPTVSDMTSVELSWSNPTAATSWEVVIQSPGSGLPTGSGETATVNTNYLVEDLTAGTLYEYYVRSDCEDGTFSAWAGPYVFNTLICEASEQCNYTFTLTDIAGNGWDGNTMNVSQNGVTIAVLGETFDWGSTAEVTVPVCHGIPVQLYWNGGGFNENEVGVTVHNSFGQTVYQKAPGEGFQDTLLYEGDVDCNTISCLAPFTLTLDSATLNSVTLSWDGDATGNWEYYIVEEGGAAPDGSTTGLPATTNPFTVEGLDPATNYDFYIRMVCDGTATPTSTWGGPHLVSTLVCPPENQCEYTFVMTSDFGGGYLGNTMTITQGGVFVTTIGSTFAEGDSQTITVPLCSGQPFEVYWNSGATFEIGLEIINPFEQTLFSLTIGEDVPSTIVYTGDVDCDNPACIPPADLTATNATLNTIDLGWEGASTGNWEYYITEAGNPAPQPETEGEGTTTNPVTASGLTAATNYEYYVRIICEGGVPGEWAGPFAFNTTVCELSEQCVYKFELTSALGWGWENTTMTVYQAGVPIATLGPGFEFGSSYNVEIPLCSNAEIEVFWNTDGWGNPADKGLVIYTPYMETFFEMEPGTGEQGTTVFTGTPNCDAPPCPKPQELTVTDITFTDATVSWAEMGTAENWEVAILPSGLPEPASGTPVIETSYTTSELSSGTAYVFYVRAVCGGGNGNSTWSGPFAFITPIENDNCDTATVATVNPGIECVESVSGVMNGATASGITSNCTWTTPLADIWFQFTAINEVQSISLSNHTGEVMPFHAVFEGDCDGLTEIACNYESYGSTLTGLTIGETYWVQVYIDGGSPELNSIVSFDFCVYTPVGNSIIIDQEEYTVDEIVNDILIQSECGQVSNITWSTGIDNGAVSNGIAYFSQGTTDFPLKEGVLLTTGRADQATGPNNTSMGNGPLGEGDWWPGDDQLFDYVQESGINPFLMSLNQASILEFDFVPVTNHIKFPFVFASEEYNGTGQCFFSDAFGFFLTDPDGNVTNLGVIPGTTIPVTSKTIRDEAYVDPFYEFPCESQYPELFDKYYGPYNGLDPMTAPTNFNGHTVVMYAEADVVPGQTYHIKMVVADDLDTGNDTGIFIGQFDLGNVDIGEDLTLEGGSALCAGTEYTIDSGLDETLYTITWYQDGEVIEGETGASLTVTESGEYTIEVIYMDTTCGGSDSVIIEYFDPIEDVTSTPVDLIVCAEGDTAQFDFTQNTELILAGQNPEDFTITYHESQEDADNNEAALESPYTNTSNPQAIYARVQVTGGECYVVYSFNLIVSPQYTADVLEDVTECNSYILPQLSENNNYYTGSEGTGEMLTAGTEITVTQLIYIYAQSTTQPGCADESSFTVNINPTPSFSIGDTYEVCDPSFAVIEVMPENFDLAEATYEWTYEGDILAETSPILQADDFGTYSVTVSLGDCSFTQTTIVIEDTDAVAFEIDHGCEGTVYMIHVVPVDDSFDPSTADISWTGPDGFNTSQPSSEITEEGIYTVTIVTTEGCSVQGSVEISGTGCLIPRGISPNNDGMNDNFNLEGLNVTNLIIFNRYGKEVYSFSGNYTNEWYGQGNNGNDLPTGTYFYSIERSGGESKTGWVYINRQDN, encoded by the coding sequence ATGAGAAAAATTACTTTAATAATTTTTATGGTCCTTTATTCCTTTTTGGGTTACAGCCAATTGACCGAAGAAGGTTTTGAAGGAGCCTGGCCTCCCACGGGATGGACAATTGAAGATAACGGAAACGGACTTTTAAAAACCTGGCAACAGTCAGTGCCGGGAAGTTTTTTCGACTTTCCGTATGAGGGAAGCTATGCCGCTTTTATGGATAGGGAAGATGCACCCGCAGGTGTAACTCCTCAGGACTGGCTTATAACTCCTCAGTTTAATGTGCCCGGTAACCCATTATTAAAATTTTATTCACGACTTACCATTGGTGGAGATCAGGGTGGAGTATACCGTATTATGGTATCTTCAGATCCTGACCCATCAAACCTTGCCGCTTATGAAGAGGTTATGTTGTGGACAGAAGAAGAAATTAACCCTGACCAAACTGAGTACACTCTTATAAATGTAAACCTGCCGGCTGCACTTACAGGTACAAATATTTATCTGGCTTTTGTTATGGAAGCCGATAATGCCGACAGATGGCTTATAGATAAAGTAAGTGTTTTTGAAGAATGTATAATTCCTCAAAACCTTAATGCCCTTAATATATCTCTTGACTCGGCAGATTTAACATGGGATGATTTTAATACCAATGCCGAATGGGATATTGAGTTGCTTGAAGGAGCAGGGACAACAATCGGCTCGGGTGAGGTTTATAATGGTTCACTGCCTTATTCTGTAAGCGATTTGGATCCCGGTACAGAATATAAGTTTTATGTTAGGGCTTTATGTGATACAGGAGAGGAAAGTGCCTGGGCAGGTCCGTTTTATTTTAATACAATTGCTCAGGGAGATAGCTGTGATGCACCTATTATAGCTGTATCATTACCTTACTCTGATTCAGGTAATACGGCAAATCATGCCAATATATATAGTGGTGCGCCGGGAACGGGGTGTGGTACCCTGTTTTGGGAAGAATACCTTATGGGTAATGATGTGGTATATCAATACACAGCCAATTTTACCGGAGAGATAACAGTAAATTTAACAGAGGCATCAAATTTTTCGGGTGTGTTTGTTTATCAGGACTGTGCCTCGATAGGGGCTGAATGTTTAGCAGGTGCTACAACAGGTTTTGAATCAATATCTGCAAGTATTCCCTCAATAGCAGTTACAGACGGAGAAGATTACTATATAGTAATATCCAGTAGTTCATCTTTTGTTACACCTTACACCATAGCAATCCAGCAGGTAAATTGCGACCCGCCTGTTGGTTTGCCAACGGTTTCGGATATGACATCTGTAGAACTATCGTGGAGTAATCCTACCGCAGCTACTTCCTGGGAGGTGGTGATTCAGTCACCTGGTAGTGGCCTCCCAACAGGAAGTGGTGAAACAGCCACTGTAAACACTAATTATTTGGTAGAAGATTTAACTGCAGGTACCCTTTATGAATATTATGTTAGGTCCGATTGTGAGGATGGTACATTTAGTGCCTGGGCTGGTCCTTATGTTTTTAATACATTAATTTGTGAAGCTTCTGAACAATGTAACTATACTTTTACCCTTACTGATATTGCAGGTAACGGATGGGACGGTAATACCATGAATGTTTCGCAAAACGGAGTAACTATAGCTGTACTTGGTGAAACATTTGACTGGGGTAGTACAGCAGAAGTAACTGTTCCTGTTTGTCATGGTATACCTGTACAGTTATACTGGAACGGCGGAGGTTTTAATGAAAATGAGGTGGGAGTAACAGTTCATAATTCGTTTGGACAAACCGTATATCAAAAAGCTCCGGGAGAAGGTTTTCAGGATACATTGCTTTACGAAGGTGATGTAGATTGTAATACTATTTCATGCCTGGCACCGTTTACGCTTACTTTAGATAGTGCTACGCTCAATTCGGTTACATTATCATGGGATGGTGATGCTACCGGAAACTGGGAGTATTATATTGTTGAAGAGGGTGGCGCTGCTCCTGATGGTTCTACAACCGGGCTTCCTGCCACTACTAATCCGTTTACTGTTGAGGGACTTGATCCTGCAACCAACTACGATTTTTATATACGTATGGTGTGCGACGGTACAGCTACGCCAACCAGCACTTGGGGAGGGCCTCATTTGGTTAGTACATTAGTATGTCCGCCGGAAAACCAGTGTGAATATACTTTTGTAATGACAAGTGATTTTGGAGGTGGTTACTTGGGCAATACTATGACCATAACCCAGGGAGGTGTATTTGTTACAACCATCGGATCAACCTTTGCAGAAGGAGATTCGCAAACAATTACAGTTCCTTTATGTAGCGGTCAGCCGTTTGAAGTATATTGGAACAGTGGTGCTACCTTTGAAATAGGGCTCGAAATCATCAATCCTTTCGAACAGACATTATTTAGCCTTACAATCGGTGAGGATGTTCCAAGTACTATTGTGTATACAGGAGACGTGGATTGTGATAATCCTGCCTGTATACCGCCGGCTGACCTTACCGCTACAAACGCAACTCTAAATACTATAGATTTAGGTTGGGAGGGAGCATCAACAGGTAACTGGGAATATTATATTACCGAGGCAGGAAATCCTGCACCACAACCGGAAACCGAAGGAGAAGGCACTACTACAAATCCGGTTACGGCGTCGGGGCTTACCGCTGCAACCAACTATGAGTATTATGTAAGAATTATTTGTGAAGGTGGAGTGCCTGGCGAATGGGCAGGTCCGTTTGCGTTTAATACAACTGTTTGTGAGTTATCAGAGCAGTGTGTTTATAAGTTTGAGCTTACCAGTGCTTTAGGCTGGGGTTGGGAAAATACGACAATGACCGTTTATCAGGCGGGTGTACCTATTGCAACATTGGGTCCGGGGTTTGAGTTTGGCAGTTCTTATAACGTAGAAATACCTTTATGCTCTAATGCAGAGATAGAAGTATTTTGGAATACCGATGGTTGGGGTAACCCTGCCGATAAAGGGTTGGTGATTTATACTCCTTATATGGAGACATTTTTTGAAATGGAGCCGGGAACGGGTGAACAGGGCACTACAGTTTTTACAGGTACTCCTAACTGTGATGCTCCACCTTGTCCTAAACCGCAGGAGCTAACGGTCACCGATATAACTTTTACGGATGCTACAGTAAGCTGGGCAGAAATGGGTACTGCTGAAAACTGGGAAGTTGCCATACTGCCTTCAGGTTTGCCAGAGCCTGCTTCAGGTACTCCGGTAATAGAAACATCTTATACAACAAGCGAGCTTTCTTCAGGAACTGCCTATGTTTTCTATGTAAGGGCAGTATGTGGAGGAGGGAATGGTAACAGTACATGGTCTGGCCCATTTGCATTTATCACACCAATAGAAAATGATAATTGTGATACAGCTACGGTAGCTACGGTAAATCCGGGAATTGAATGTGTTGAATCAGTTTCAGGAGTTATGAATGGGGCTACGGCTTCAGGTATTACTTCAAACTGTACATGGACAACACCATTGGCAGATATATGGTTCCAGTTCACTGCTATTAACGAAGTACAAAGCATAAGCCTTAGCAATCATACAGGAGAGGTAATGCCTTTTCATGCAGTATTTGAAGGGGATTGTGATGGCTTAACTGAAATAGCCTGTAATTATGAGTCTTACGGAAGTACGCTTACCGGACTGACAATAGGTGAAACGTATTGGGTTCAGGTGTATATAGACGGAGGCTCTCCGGAACTTAACTCTATTGTTAGTTTTGATTTTTGTGTTTACACACCAGTTGGCAATTCAATTATAATAGATCAGGAAGAATATACAGTTGATGAAATAGTAAATGATATTTTAATTCAATCAGAATGCGGGCAGGTAAGTAACATTACCTGGAGTACCGGAATTGATAACGGAGCTGTATCTAACGGTATCGCTTACTTTAGTCAGGGCACAACAGACTTCCCCCTGAAGGAAGGTGTTCTTCTTACAACAGGAAGAGCCGATCAGGCAACAGGGCCTAATAATACTTCTATGGGTAATGGCCCACTTGGAGAAGGCGACTGGTGGCCTGGAGATGATCAGCTTTTTGATTATGTACAGGAATCAGGAATCAATCCGTTCCTTATGAGCCTTAATCAGGCTTCAATACTGGAATTTGACTTTGTACCTGTAACCAATCATATTAAGTTCCCTTTTGTGTTCGCTTCAGAAGAATATAACGGAACAGGGCAGTGTTTTTTCTCGGATGCGTTTGGTTTCTTCCTTACAGATCCTGATGGGAACGTTACAAACCTGGGTGTAATACCGGGAACAACGATACCTGTAACTTCAAAAACCATAAGGGATGAGGCTTATGTAGATCCGTTTTACGAATTCCCTTGTGAGTCGCAGTACCCGGAGTTGTTTGATAAGTATTATGGACCTTATAATGGTCTAGACCCTATGACTGCGCCAACAAACTTTAACGGACATACCGTTGTTATGTATGCCGAAGCCGATGTGGTGCCGGGGCAAACCTATCATATAAAAATGGTAGTTGCAGACGATCTTGATACGGGTAATGATACCGGAATATTTATTGGACAGTTTGATTTAGGTAATGTTGATATAGGTGAAGATTTAACTCTTGAGGGAGGTAGCGCGCTTTGTGCCGGAACCGAATATACTATTGATAGTGGACTTGATGAAACTCTATATACCATAACCTGGTATCAGGATGGAGAGGTAATTGAGGGAGAAACCGGAGCAAGCCTTACGGTAACCGAATCAGGAGAGTATACTATTGAGGTTATTTATATGGATACCACCTGTGGAGGTTCTGATTCTGTAATCATAGAGTATTTTGACCCGATAGAAGATGTTACAAGTACCCCTGTAGATTTGATTGTGTGTGCAGAAGGGGATACTGCCCAGTTTGACTTCACTCAAAATACTGAGCTTATTCTGGCTGGCCAGAATCCGGAAGATTTTACAATAACCTATCACGAATCTCAGGAAGATGCTGATAATAATGAAGCAGCTTTAGAATCTCCTTATACAAATACATCTAACCCTCAGGCTATATATGCAAGGGTACAGGTAACAGGAGGTGAGTGTTATGTGGTTTATAGTTTTAACTTAATCGTAAGTCCGCAGTATACTGCCGATGTACTTGAAGATGTAACTGAATGTAATTCTTATATTTTACCACAGTTAAGTGAAAACAATAATTATTATACAGGTAGCGAAGGTACAGGAGAGATGCTTACTGCCGGTACTGAAATAACCGTTACACAGCTTATTTATATCTACGCACAATCAACAACCCAGCCGGGATGTGCAGATGAAAGCAGCTTTACAGTTAACATAAATCCTACACCATCTTTTAGTATAGGTGATACCTATGAGGTTTGTGATCCTTCTTTTGCGGTAATTGAAGTGATGCCCGAGAATTTTGATTTGGCAGAAGCTACTTACGAATGGACTTACGAGGGGGATATTTTAGCAGAAACCAGCCCAATACTGCAGGCAGATGATTTTGGAACCTATAGTGTTACGGTAAGTCTGGGAGACTGTTCTTTTACACAAACCACAATAGTTATTGAAGATACCGATGCCGTTGCTTTTGAAATAGATCATGGCTGCGAGGGCACGGTTTATATGATACATGTAGTACCTGTTGACGATTCTTTTGATCCTTCCACGGCAGATATAAGCTGGACTGGTCCGGACGGATTCAATACATCTCAGCCTTCTTCAGAAATTACAGAAGAAGGGATATATACAGTCACAATAGTTACTACGGAGGGTTGTTCTGTACAGGGGTCTGTAGAAATTAGCGGTACGGGCTGTCTTATTCCAAGAGGTATATCACCCAATAACGACGGTATGAATGATAATTTTAACCTGGAAGGACTTAATGTAACCAATCTTATAATATTTAACCGCTACGGAAAAGAAGTTTACAGCTTTAGCGGGAATTATACCAACGAATGGTACGGACAGGGTAATAATGGTAATGATTTGCCTACGGGAACCTACTTCTATTCAATAGAACGTAGCGGAGGCGAGAGTAAAACCGGATGGGTATATATAAACCGTCAGGATAATTAA
- a CDS encoding sterol desaturase family protein, with protein MSDTTHSKRHRPKHKGSATLFKNPFLEKLTKTHIALPLSIFTVISVALIYYGIIEKGFTTPQIILLFFAGMFVFTFIEYIVHRYLYHIKPHEHQDETDTFSYKVHGVHHDYPKDKQRLAMPPIIALVLATFFFILYRAIMGDFVFGFLAGFLMGYTIYLCIHYSVHIFTVPDNFLKTLWHHHAVHHYRQPDRAFGVSSPFWDYIFGTMPNLINQENTKSGEFIDDNK; from the coding sequence ATGTCAGACACAACCCACTCCAAACGCCACAGACCGAAACATAAAGGAAGCGCAACACTATTTAAAAACCCTTTCTTAGAAAAGCTTACCAAAACACATATTGCACTGCCTTTATCCATTTTTACGGTTATTTCTGTTGCTTTAATTTACTATGGTATAATAGAAAAAGGGTTTACGACTCCACAAATCATTCTTCTGTTTTTTGCAGGAATGTTTGTATTTACGTTTATCGAGTATATCGTTCACCGTTACCTGTATCATATCAAACCACATGAACATCAGGACGAAACTGATACATTTAGCTATAAAGTACATGGGGTACATCACGATTATCCTAAAGACAAGCAAAGGCTGGCAATGCCTCCAATTATCGCCTTAGTACTTGCTACCTTCTTCTTTATTCTGTATCGTGCCATTATGGGAGATTTTGTTTTTGGTTTCCTGGCAGGTTTCCTTATGGGATATACTATTTATCTGTGTATTCACTACAGTGTACACATTTTTACTGTACCTGATAATTTCCTTAAAACCTTATGGCATCACCATGCTGTACACCATTATAGACAACCAGACAGGGCTTTTGGTGTATCATCGCCTTTCTGGGATTATATTTTTGGAACAATGCCTAATCTTATAAATCAGGAAAACACAAAATCAGGTGAATTTATAGACGATAACAAATAA
- a CDS encoding cytochrome-c peroxidase, producing the protein MSAYYKKTVFALAIAFFALVFISFSGKTSSTPPQVITNYFSDFSNALEILDNTANSYRQGKITLDSLQHTLKDTRISYKKVEFFLAFYYAEYVNSHINGAPLMQIEKEGTRPKVVSPEGLQVLDELVFSDEADKEKSKIAAVAKNVKSKYGVLYNSLSSQEFKNQYNLTAMRLQLVRIFSMGVTGFDTPGSLNGIEESRASFEGMLVFFTENYNQGNIADKNKVIELFKGGLAYLNSSESFEDFDRLTFLKTYIDPLYKKLGEMQGNNIPEYLKQTSGWNPESTSVFAADFLNPYYFTELNKEDDSEALRKLGKSLFYDPVLSSDGSLSCASCHNPEKGFTDGVPKSLSSVQGKTVLRNAPTLLNAVYADRYFYDLRAFSLEQQAEHVIFNHEEFNTAYSDILKKLENDNTYADQFKKVFGKSAVNRENFSKALVSYVLSLKSFDSPFDKYVRGELEDIPAEVKRGFNLFTGKANCATCHFAPTFSGLVPPFYNENESEILGVLVTPDNKSPQLDGDLGRINNQVLTEYAWIYERSFKTTTIRNVQLTAPYFHNGAYSTLEEVIDFYDNGGGEGLGLSVTNQTLGSDALDLTEQEKKDLVAFLKSLTDLSAIEK; encoded by the coding sequence ATGTCAGCATATTATAAAAAAACTGTTTTTGCACTGGCAATAGCTTTTTTTGCCCTGGTTTTTATTTCCTTTAGCGGTAAAACTTCCTCTACACCACCACAGGTAATAACCAATTATTTTTCAGACTTCAGTAATGCACTGGAAATACTGGATAATACGGCAAACAGTTACAGGCAGGGCAAAATTACCCTTGATTCACTACAGCATACTTTAAAAGATACCAGGATTTCTTATAAAAAAGTAGAATTCTTTTTGGCTTTTTACTATGCAGAGTATGTAAACAGCCATATAAACGGGGCGCCGCTTATGCAGATAGAAAAAGAGGGTACAAGGCCAAAGGTTGTAAGCCCGGAAGGGTTACAGGTTCTTGATGAACTTGTTTTTTCTGATGAGGCAGATAAGGAAAAGTCAAAGATTGCTGCGGTAGCCAAAAATGTGAAGAGTAAATATGGAGTGTTATATAATAGCCTGAGCAGTCAGGAATTTAAAAATCAGTATAACTTAACTGCTATGAGGCTGCAGTTAGTGAGAATTTTTAGCATGGGGGTTACCGGATTTGATACTCCGGGTTCTTTAAACGGAATAGAGGAGTCCAGGGCCTCGTTTGAAGGAATGTTAGTGTTCTTTACGGAAAATTACAATCAGGGCAATATAGCCGATAAAAACAAGGTAATTGAGTTGTTTAAAGGCGGGTTGGCCTATTTAAACAGTTCAGAATCATTTGAAGATTTTGACAGGCTTACTTTTTTAAAAACCTACATAGACCCTTTATATAAAAAACTGGGGGAAATGCAGGGTAATAATATCCCTGAGTATTTGAAGCAGACTTCAGGATGGAATCCCGAAAGTACATCGGTATTTGCTGCCGATTTTTTGAATCCGTATTATTTTACAGAACTTAATAAGGAAGATGACAGCGAAGCTCTTAGAAAGTTAGGAAAATCTTTGTTTTATGATCCTGTATTAAGTAGCGATGGTTCGTTAAGCTGTGCATCATGCCATAATCCTGAAAAAGGTTTTACAGACGGTGTTCCTAAATCGTTAAGCAGCGTGCAGGGTAAAACGGTACTTAGAAATGCGCCTACACTTTTAAACGCTGTTTATGCCGACAGGTATTTTTATGACCTGAGAGCTTTTAGCCTTGAACAACAGGCAGAACACGTAATATTTAATCATGAAGAATTTAATACGGCCTATAGTGATATACTTAAAAAGCTGGAAAATGATAATACGTATGCCGATCAGTTTAAAAAAGTATTCGGTAAAAGTGCTGTTAACAGGGAGAACTTCTCTAAGGCACTTGTGTCTTATGTACTTTCTTTAAAATCGTTTGACAGTCCTTTTGATAAATATGTAAGGGGAGAACTGGAAGATATTCCGGCAGAGGTAAAAAGAGGGTTTAATTTATTTACCGGTAAGGCCAACTGTGCTACCTGTCACTTTGCGCCAACCTTTAGCGGGCTAGTGCCGCCATTTTATAACGAGAACGAAAGCGAAATATTAGGGGTTTTGGTGACCCCTGATAACAAATCACCGCAACTTGATGGTGATTTAGGCAGAATAAACAATCAGGTACTTACAGAGTATGCCTGGATTTATGAGAGATCCTTTAAAACCACAACTATAAGAAATGTACAGCTTACGGCTCCTTATTTTCATAACGGAGCATATAGTACCCTTGAAGAAGTTATTGATTTTTATGATAACGGCGGAGGTGAAGGTTTGGGGCTTTCGGTAACTAATCAAACACTTGGGTCGGATGCTCTGGATCTTACAGAGCAGGAAAAGAAAGACCTTGTCGCTTTTTTAAAATCACTTACTGATTTGTCTGCTATAGAAAAATAA
- a CDS encoding alkaline phosphatase PhoX: MKKSLLSLSLLFSLWSFAVINFNTGNFSVTTPAKADEAKPTTAEKNTTADKKVAVTTVATMMPPLTPAAYPLSKDSEWSYFDLGTGLDATDWKLSSYDVSAWSTGEAPLGYGDPTKTVISYGPDAGNKYITSYFVRDMDITLSEVADMVEFGIRRDDGVIVYVNGVEVIRDNMPTGAINYLTNSASIIDGADEKRFQVFHLPKSIFQEGVNRIAVEMHNRDGQSSDLGFDMYIKDAPEDFVCEEGHIGCFTSIMPTSQMPYLIIPEEHKFQLLFKQGDAYMDGSGTVPGNHDFTGYVPMEGSSELGYLAVNHENNPGGVSILDMHLDEETNLWVLDNTQPVEFQNNDLVTTIRNCSGGVTPWGTIITAEENTSGGDANGDNYQDVGWLVEIDPVTAQVMEYGNGKQEKLWAMGRMNHENVVVSADGTTAYYGEDGGTHCVYKFVADNANDLSSGTVYVLHLDTALSSNEPTSSTATWIEVPNATAADRNTMTANAAALGGTAFNGVEDCEISPIDGKVYFTAKGLDRVYRFTDNGTTVSDFETFVGGMDYELDVNGTSYTEPWGDGNDNLTFDDKGNLWVLQDGGLNYIWVIRPNHSQGAPQVLLHSSMPAGSEPTGLTFTPDFKYGFFSVQHPNGSNNAQVDATFEDVNINASATVVIANRSQLGVQTPVADFSADDVEVGQGQVVTFTDLSTNNPTSWSWTFEGGEPATSTDANPTVTYAEEGTYNVTLVSTNVAGDSEANLKNDYIVVDSALGLEDTLKGMVSIYPNPTRGQVTVELNGEAGQDVAIEIYDLVGRKVAVEQTQSVGGSQKIDLNLTQFNEQVFIINIKVGEKSGSYKMIKVN; the protein is encoded by the coding sequence ATGAAAAAAAGTTTACTTTCTTTAAGTTTACTGTTCTCTCTTTGGAGCTTTGCAGTAATCAACTTTAATACAGGGAACTTCTCTGTAACGACCCCGGCTAAAGCTGATGAAGCTAAGCCAACCACAGCTGAAAAAAATACTACTGCTGATAAGAAAGTAGCTGTAACTACAGTTGCTACAATGATGCCTCCTTTAACTCCTGCTGCTTATCCTCTTTCTAAAGACTCAGAGTGGTCTTATTTTGATTTAGGTACAGGTCTTGATGCTACAGACTGGAAACTTTCATCTTATGATGTTTCTGCATGGTCTACAGGAGAGGCTCCTCTTGGTTACGGAGACCCTACTAAAACAGTTATCTCTTACGGTCCTGATGCAGGAAACAAATACATTACAAGTTACTTTGTAAGAGATATGGATATCACTCTTTCTGAGGTTGCCGACATGGTAGAATTCGGTATCAGAAGAGATGATGGTGTTATTGTTTATGTTAACGGTGTAGAAGTTATAAGAGACAATATGCCAACAGGTGCAATTAACTATTTAACGAATTCAGCAAGTATCATTGATGGTGCTGATGAGAAAAGATTCCAGGTATTCCATCTTCCAAAATCTATTTTCCAGGAAGGTGTAAACAGAATCGCTGTTGAGATGCACAACCGTGACGGACAGAGTTCTGACCTTGGCTTTGATATGTATATTAAAGATGCACCGGAAGATTTCGTATGTGAAGAGGGACACATAGGATGTTTTACTTCTATCATGCCTACTTCTCAAATGCCTTACCTTATAATCCCTGAAGAGCATAAATTCCAGTTACTGTTCAAACAGGGAGATGCTTATATGGATGGTTCTGGTACTGTACCGGGTAATCATGACTTTACAGGTTATGTGCCTATGGAAGGAAGTAGCGAGCTTGGATATCTTGCTGTAAACCACGAAAACAACCCTGGTGGTGTATCTATCTTAGATATGCACTTAGATGAGGAAACTAACCTTTGGGTGCTTGATAATACTCAACCGGTAGAATTCCAAAACAATGACCTTGTAACTACTATCAGAAACTGTTCAGGTGGTGTTACTCCATGGGGTACAATAATTACTGCAGAAGAGAATACTTCAGGTGGTGATGCAAACGGTGACAATTATCAGGATGTGGGATGGTTAGTGGAAATAGATCCGGTAACTGCTCAGGTAATGGAATATGGTAATGGTAAGCAGGAAAAATTATGGGCTATGGGTAGAATGAACCATGAGAACGTAGTGGTTTCTGCCGATGGTACTACAGCTTACTATGGTGAAGACGGTGGTACACACTGTGTTTACAAATTTGTTGCCGATAATGCTAACGATTTATCTTCAGGTACTGTTTATGTACTTCATTTAGATACTGCACTTTCAAGCAATGAGCCAACTTCAAGTACTGCTACCTGGATTGAGGTTCCTAACGCTACTGCTGCAGACAGAAATACTATGACTGCTAATGCAGCTGCACTAGGTGGTACAGCTTTTAATGGTGTTGAAGACTGTGAAATTAGCCCAATAGACGGTAAAGTATACTTTACTGCTAAAGGTTTAGACCGTGTTTACCGTTTTACTGATAACGGTACTACAGTTTCTGATTTTGAAACTTTTGTAGGAGGTATGGATTATGAACTTGACGTTAACGGTACAAGTTATACTGAGCCTTGGGGTGACGGTAACGATAACCTTACTTTTGATGATAAAGGTAACCTTTGGGTACTTCAGGATGGTGGATTAAACTACATTTGGGTAATACGCCCTAACCACTCTCAGGGAGCTCCTCAGGTTTTACTACACTCTTCTATGCCTGCAGGTTCTGAGCCAACAGGTTTAACATTCACTCCAGACTTTAAATATGGTTTCTTCTCTGTACAGCACCCTAATGGCAGTAACAATGCTCAGGTAGATGCAACATTTGAAGATGTTAATATTAATGCCTCTGCTACAGTTGTTATTGCTAACAGATCTCAACTTGGTGTACAGACTCCTGTTGCAGATTTCTCTGCTGACGATGTTGAGGTAGGACAAGGACAGGTAGTAACATTTACTGACCTAAGTACAAACAACCCAACTTCATGGTCATGGACATTTGAAGGTGGTGAGCCGGCTACTTCTACAGATGCTAACCCAACAGTTACTTATGCAGAAGAAGGAACATACAACGTAACACTTGTATCTACTAACGTAGCAGGTGATAGCGAAGCTAACCTTAAAAACGATTATATTGTAGTTGATTCTGCTTTAGGTTTAGAAGATACTCTTAAAGGTATGGTAAGCATTTATCCTAACCCAACAAGAGGTCAGGTAACTGTAGAGCTTAATGGTGAAGCAGGACAGGATGTAGCTATAGAAATATATGACCTTGTAGGTAGAAAAGTTGCTGTAGAACAAACCCAGTCAGTAGGTGGTTCACAAAAAATTGACCTTAACCTAACTCAGTTTAACGAGCAGGTATTCATCATCAATATTAAAGTTGGT